The Saccharolobus shibatae B12 genomic interval GGATAAGGGAGGACTTTACGATTACATAGTCAAATTCAATCCCAAACTCTCCAATTATTTCCTCTACTTTTGGGTTTTCTCGTATTTTCTTTATTTAAGCTATACTGTAGATTATATAGTATATTACATATTAAATCTAGATGGATTAACGGCTATTCTATTAACAATAGGAATAGCAGGATTTATCATAATAATAACTATCTTAGATAGGGAGTTAGAATTCCTATTTGCCTCGATGATTCTTCAGATCTTATTCATACTCCCGATAAATTGGCATCTTAAATTTGCGAACCCTTATGAATTAAACATAGCTAATACTCTTACCACTTCCCTACTATACATATGTATAACCCTTACGCCTTTCGTTGGAAACGGTAGTAAAGAGGGGATTAATGGTATAATTTTTGCATATTTAATAACTGGAGCAATACTACTTTTAGATTCTTTCTTCAACGTTCCTAAAGTAATTTATCTTATCTCATCATTTAGTACGTTCTCGTTAATCATAGTGGAATTTTACTCTCTAAAGAGTGTCTTATCTAGATTTAGTTTCAAGAGTAAAAACTATTTAATTCTAGGATTCCTAGGATTCACCCTAGCTAGCCTAATAAATCCCTCTATGTACTATGTATACACAATTGTACCCTCCTTAACAGCACTTTACGTATCGTTAATGATCTTCTTTATCTCAATGATCTTATCAATTAGAAACTTGCTAAAGCCATTAGGCTTCATAAGTCTAGGATTACTTGCATATGGCTTCTATACTTCATTACAACTCTCATCCTATTACTTACTTCTAGAACAAATTCTTACAATAATTATAATAGGCCTAATTCCAGTCGTTAAGAATCGACTTTTCTATTACTAGTGGTTTTCAATAATCTCATGTAAAGATAACCGCCTACAGCTTGAAGTAAACCTCCTATTTCCAATGGTAATGAGTATGAAATATCTAGTAAGTAACCACTAATGCCTGAGCTCATCTGGGATAGCCTAGTCGCTAAACCTTGAAAACTAGAAGCAGTACCGAAATCTTCAGCAGAAACTCCTCTAACATTAACAGCACTTCTATTAGGTGCCCCAATCCCAGCGTTTAATCCCCTTGCAATGTATAATCCAGCTGCTAAAGGTAACCATGGTGAGAAAGCCATTGCAATTAAAAATACTCCATTCAGTATTCTAGTTATCGAAGCCACTTTCAATGGGTCAAATCTTATTTTATTTGAAAGTAGTGAACCAAGTGCAGTTGTTAAGTAAGATATTGTAAAGATTAATCCTATTTCGAAGGAACTTGCATGAAAAGCCAAGCTATACCATAATGGTAGTAGCGGGATAGCTATACCTAGTCCAAATCCGGTTATCGAGTTAGAAACTATGACTTTTGAGATAAACTTCAGACTAGACTTCTTCATAACCTTAGATGTCTTTTTAGGCCTCTTAACTTCTTTAACGAAAAGCAACGATATTGCTGAGCCTAAGAGTAATACAAATGATATGAAATATAGCATTCTATATCCCTCAACGGAATTACTTATGTAAGACCTTAGTGAAAGAAGAATACTACCTCCTATCCCTGAGAAGGATGAAGCGGACATCAAAAAGCTTAATCTTCTCACTCTTTCTCTCTCATCAGCCCAATTGCTTGCAACTAGTGCTGTTAACCCCGGCGAAAATACTCCTCTTATACCGCCTGCAGCTCCTCCAACTCCCCCTATTATAAGAGCTGCAAAGATTAGTATTTGATTTATCGAAAGCGCGAGTAATATTGATGCAATGGAAGCTAATATTTCTACAAAGATTAGGACTTTTTTGTAGCCAGTCCTATCACCTATCATGCCTAGGGCTAGATTAAGAGCTGAGGAGAATCCTATGGCTCCTAGAAATATTATTCCTATAATTTCTGGTTTAACACCGATCGCAGATAAATAAAGTGAAGAGGAGAGAGTTATATAAATTATCCCAACACTTCTTAAAACTCTTGACAATAGAAGAAAAGTATAGCCATAATCATCTTGCAAAAAATCACCTAATAATAAGAGAATTTAGTAGTTTAACTATTTTTCGTTTTATCCGCTAAGTGCTTTAGAGAAATTACCTCAAATACCTTTTACTTAAAATATTTTAGTAGAATCTCTTTAGGAAGATATGGGACTATTTATTATTAATATTCTTATATAGATTCAAAATACTTTATCGGCTTAAAGGTTCATAAACACGGACAGTATATATTATGCGACGTTTGCATGAAATTGCTACCAGAAGACTAGCTATCTTGCAACTCTCAGCCTCGTTTACAATACCTTTAGGGTTAAATTGCAAAATGGAGTTAGACAACTCACGTTAATAGTGTAAGATGAGCTTTGAAATTTCGTTTAAGCATTTAATAATGTCATTATTAACCTATTTATTTTTGTACAACTAGCATTACTCCTACGGAGAAAAATCCTATATAGGAATTTGATCGAAAGATTTATTACTAAGGGCGATTCTGGGATCTATTGCGAATTGTAATTTATGAATAATATAAATATAAAAGTATTAACATGATTAAGCACGTATTCCCTTTATTAACCGTTATTACACAATTAAATTCGTCATAGTTTTTGAAATATAGTGAATTTGTAGTGGGAAACCTGAATGGCCCATTACTGAACGCCCTCTAACGTTATCCTAGTTGATTAAAATGATAATTCATGAGTATTATTAATAATGAATTGAGATTGAATAATATTATGCCAAATAGATTGGATATTAGTGTGTTACTTTAATCATAGTGTAGTTAATTTGTGATTTATATTTCTATAGGTTTTTGGTGTATAGTGATACCTTATTTAATGTACATACTCTCTGTAAAGACATAATCATTTTACAAATTTGTATCCTAATGACAACATTATGTCCAGACTGAAGAGAAAACATAGTCAAAATATATAATTATAAAAAACTCTCTTAGCATAAACGTAATCTTAACTTTTTTTATCCCATCTTTTTAAGCTAATTTTATGGCTAGATGCCCTCAAATTCTCTCTGTTCACCTTTTTCTTCTTAGAGATAATGAAATATTTCTACAGCTTGGGAAAAATACAAGCTATAGAGATGGTTGCTGGAGCGTTATAGCTGGACACGTAGAAGCTAAAGAATCCGCTACAAATGCCATGGTAAGAGAGGCTAAGGACGAAGCAGGAATAATCATAGGTCCTAAAGCTCTAATCCTAGTTCATGTGATGCATAAGTTTGAAAATTAGGAGAGAGTGGATTTCTTCTTCAAGGCAAATAAGGGGGAAGGTGAACCGAAGATTATGGAACCTGAAAAAGCAGGTGATATAAAATGGTTTAAATTATCTGAACTACCTCCAAATGTAGTACCATATATAAGGCAAGCAATAGAGCTTGGGCTTAAGAGAGGGCAAATATACAGCGAATACGGATGGGATTAATATATGTTAGGTTTATTTACTCTAAACTCTTAGTTATTAGAAGATAAACTTCATTTAAATTCTGAGAACAGATTTCCAATAACTTATAAATGATAGAATCCTACTCCGGTATAACGCTTTAGAAACTGTTTTTAGGTTAATACCCAATTATTACGTATGTCGTTTCTAAGGAAGAACTCGTTAAGCTTTTTAAAGGAAGCTGAAAGGGATTTAAATGAAGGCGAGTATAATTTAGCTATGTTTCATTTGGAACAAGCGTTACAGTTAGCTTTAAAATTCGTTTTATATGAGAGAACTGGGACTTACGAGAGGACTCATAATTTAATTAAACTCCTAGAAGATGTAATAAGAATTACGAATAACGATAGATTAAGAGAATTACTTGATAAGGAGACAAGCACGTTAGATTTAATTCGACAGGCATATATAGGCGCTAGATATTTACCATATGATTACAGTAAAAATTCCGTAATAGCCACCTTAAGACTTGTGAGGGTGATATTAAATGAGCTTGGACTACTTTAAGGAGGAGTGGGAAAGGAGGATAAACATGTTAAAAAATGCAAGACAGTACTTAAAAGTAATAAAAAGGGTATGTGTAAATGAGATATCAGCAGAATGTAAAGTAATACTCTTTGGCTCTGTAGCTAGGGGTAATTACAGACTAGATAGTGACGTAGATGTTCTTGTAATAGTCCCTAATATTAAAGATGAATGGGATAGGAGTAAAATATCAGTGAAACTACATAAGGCAATAAATGCGTGGGATCCCTTTGAAATTCACGTCATCACACCAGAGGAATATAAAAACTGGTATTCTAAGTTCATTGACATATGGGAAGAGATAACTTAACTTATCACTAAATATGCTAAATAGTCCCTTTATCTAACGAAACTATGGACATACTCATCTCTAGCTAAATTAAACTTAATAAGGAAAACATTGAGTATTACTTATGCCAGTATGTCCCTCATGTGAAATGAAATTTAATTCATGGGAGGATTTAGCCAAGCACATGGAGGTGATAGCAAATTATAAGAGCGATCCATCTCATGTAATGTGGTTAAATAGAAATATATCAATTAAGAGAATGGAAGTTAGTGAACTGGAAAGTGCTTTAGAGAACTTCTTCTCAACTCCAAATGGTTTAGCAATGTGGATTAGACAGAGGTTTATAGAGAAGTTTTATGGAGAAAATCCACATCCGTTTATCGTCGCAATGCAGAAACCAACTAGGGGTGTGCTATTAGGCTATGTAATTGAGCATCAACACTTCTTAAAGAATTGGGTAAAAGTGTTATCATCAATAGTATTCAAAACTGATAAGGATGATGTTTTACAATACGAGTTAGAGAATATCTCAGTTGAATTTTTAGGATATAATGGAAGGCCAGCCCATTACGAGTTGTTAATAAGAATGGGAGAAGCCTTGGGGATGCCTAGGGAGAAAATATTATCAACACCACCATTACCCTCTACGCAATCAGCGATAAAGACGTGGAGGAAAATAGCTGAGAGTAAAACCTGGTTAGAAACAATGGCAGCAATGCATAGTCTCGAATTAGTAGCTGATAGAAGTTTAGTTAAATATGGGGCTAGATTACCTTATTTTAATCCAGCTATACTCACTTCTGAAGAGTTTCCCCAAGCTGTTAAGGACTTTCTGAGGGAAGGTTATGAGGCCGATATTTCACATGCGGGAGAAGCCCTAGAGATGGTTGAAAAATATGCAGAAGAGATGAATATAAGGGAAGAAGTACAAGTTACTGTTCTTAAGTCATTTGATGCTTTTTCAAAGTATTTATTAGCCAGATTAGAAAGAGGATTTGAGATAGAACCTAATCTGGTAAAGGTGATAACTAAATGAAGATCATCGTAAACGGAAAAGAAGCTGGTACAAAGCAGAAAGGTTGTGCACTCTGTGGAGGAACTTGGGGAGATTACTATGAAGAGATTGACGGAGAGAAGTTGTTCTTCTGCTGTGATATATGTGCGTTAGAATTTATAAACATGGTTAATGAAGTAAAGAAAAGATCCAATTGGAGTAGAATTGATGAATTAATAATAAATGGAAATTATTATACTGGGAGGACGTGCTCAGCTAAAAATGGAAATAGGGAGTATAAATTTTACGTTAAGTTTAATGATGATGCTGGAATAGAGACTTTCAAGGAACTAAGTTAATGGCTCACATAAGCCATTTTCTTTTATCATCATTTTATTTTTGGGCTCACTTAAGGATCTACAGAATATTTTCACATCATTTATTCTGACTAAACAAAGCCAATAATTGTCTTCAAATCCATCTGGAGTAGCGGTCAATTTCCATGATGTTAATAGTTCACCCTCTCTTATATCATCTCTTGTGTTGAATTCCGTCGAGTAACACCTTGGACATCTAGCCCTCTTAACCCAAAACGAATAGCCACAATTTTTACATACATAGATCAAGGCTCATCACCGTAAACTACTACAGTTGCAGAATTCCCAAAACCAGCCATACTTAACGACAGACCAACTCTAGCATTTTTAACTTGCCTACTCCCCGCTTCGTTCCTAATCTGTAGAAACGCCTCAACTGCTTGAGCTACACCGCTTGCCCCTATTGGATGGCCTTTAGAGTTCAACCCTCCACTGGTGTTTATTGGAATTTCACCATTAATTGCGGTGTAATTATCGTAATATGCCTTCCATCCTTCTCCTTTCTTTAATAAACCCAACTCTTCAGCCTCAACTATTTCCAGAACAGTTGCCATATCGTGTAGTTCAGCGAAATCAACTTGATCAATCTTTGCCATTTTCCTAGCAGTTAATCCAGCAATTCTCACCGCATTTATTGACAATATGTCCTCACGCTCAGATAAATATGACGTATCTGAAGAAGCGCCAATACCTTTTATAAACACAGGCTTATTGGTAAAACTATAAGCGTCTTCATCCCTTACCATAACTATCGCTGAAGCCCCATCACTAATTGGGGTAAATTCGTAAAGGGTTAAGGGATCTGCTATGATAGGGGAATTCAAAACTTCCTCTAAAGACACTACCTTCTGTATGTGAGCATAGGGATTTAAAGATCCATTATAATGGTTTTTTACTGCTACTAAAGCAAAGGCCTCCCTTGATGCATTATATCTCCTCATATACTCCTTGGTCATTAATCCTGCAAGTGAAGGTAGAGTTAACCCAGCAATTTTTTCTTCTGGCGGAAGTAAGGAGGCTATTACTGATGTAACTTGCTTGGTATTCTTTTCGGACATCTTCTCAACTCCTAAGACTAGCACGGTTTTAGCTATTTTAGAGTCAAGTAAAGATTTAGCAACTAATATTGCAGAGCCTCCACTTCCACTGGTATTATCAACCCTAATTGATGGCACTCTATCAATTGACAAATAAGTTGTAATTAAGTTATTTATCCCAGATAGGGAGTTAAACTCTCCAGAATAGCTATTAGAGACTACAACGAAATCAATTTCATATTTTCGTATTAATGGTAACACAACCTCTCCTGCAAGCTCTAATAGGCTCTCCTTTCTCTTTCCGAATCTGGTTAAGTTTGCGTCAATAATTGCAACCATTCATGTGAGTTTCCACATTTAAAATATAAAATTGAACTTCCAATAGAGAGAACATAAATCAGTTTCCTAACCGTAAACAGCAAGAGTGCTTGTTTATAAGAAATGTTTATATTTTTTAAGAAAGAGTATAATGATAATGGTAATATTCGTAGTTCTTTCAACCCTCACCGATAAGGGAGCTGAGACAATAGCAGATAAGCCGGAAAGAATAAAAGAAGTTAACGAGGAATTGGCTAAAATAGGGGCTAAGGTAAAAGAACAATATGTAGTATTTGGTGATATAGATTTCATTAATATAGTAGAAGTGGATAATGTTGAGACGTTCCTTAAAGCCTTAATAGAATTGAATAGTAGAGGTACCGTAAGGACAAAGACCTATTTAGCGATTTCTGTTGATGAAGCGATAAGGGCTATTAAGACTACACCACGTATTGGTCATCCACATGAAAAGAAGTAATTTTCAAATATAATACATTTTTTGTTTTTCATATTGAGATAAATATAACAATCTCTCCCTTAGAGACGGATGAGTTCTAAAGGAGAGAACACCTTTTCTATCAACAGTATTATTTACAATAAATTCCTTAGCCAATAGTATCTGTATTGGGAGAACATACCTTAGCATATTAGTCGGAATACTTCTACTTAAATATCCAATTTTTATTAGGGAACTTTCTAGCCAATAAGTTATCTCAGGGTTAAACTTAACTGCAGTTAAATCAGCCCTCATTTCTATTTTTCTATGCACGTAAAAGACTAAGGGCAATAAGATAACAAGGTATATTATAAGGAAAAATAAGGACACTAAAGGCAGATAATAAATAAGTGCTGCATAAATAGAATTAATGGAAAATATTGTAAGTAACATAACTTCTGGATCGTAATTCTTTATATGGGCAATCTCGTGAGAGAGAACCGCTGCTAACTCCTCTTGGGTTAGACTTTCATAGAGTGGCAAAGTAACTGCTATTCCTCTAAAAATTATATTACCAAAGGCAAAAGCGTTAAGGAAATTATCATTTATAATGTAGATTTTAGATAGCTTAACGTTAAATTTCTTTGAAAGCTCTTCTACCATCAAGGTAATATCCTGAGAAGCTCTTCTCATCTTAAATACAAGTATCATTATAATTGGAGAAATGAGGTACCAGAGACCAAATACTAGCCCTATTTGAATTAAAAAGAAATAGGGTAGATTTATATTTAAGGATGATACCACTATGCCAATTACTAGAATGGAGAAGAAGGATGCTAGATAATATTTCCACCAATATGTGGTTATGGAGTGCACACATATTACTCGCTCTAAAAGTTTATAAAACGATAAGATAATCAAAGTTATTACTTAGAGCAATATACTAACATTATGAAACCAGAAGACTACTACCATTCGATTAAATTAATACCCGAAATAGCAATAGGGAAGGGAAAAATATTTCACGTGGAGACATGGATAGAAGAGGATAAATACAAATCATCAATTTATTTAAACCTTAATAGGATAACTTTTCAAGGAAACGAATCCTCGCCAAAGTTCAATAACGACAAGCTTTACTTTATAAGAAATGAGGAGACGAAATCATCTCTACTCGAAGCGCAACTCTATGGCGAGCCGAAAGTAGTGTTTACATTTTCTGGTAGAATATTAAAATATGACTTCCATAATAAGGGAATTTTGGTGATAGCAGAGGAAAATACAGATAAAACATTACCGTTTAGAGCAGAGAAGATAAAGTATAGGTTTGATAGCAGAGGTTTATTGAGAGCTAGACAATCACTTTATTTATTTGATGGTAAGGATTTGAGGAAGCTTGTCACAGGGAACTTTGACGTCACAGATGTGGCTACAAATGGCAATAGGGTTGTAATTTCAGCAACTAAGGATGGAGATGATTATGGATTAGGAAATTTATATGAGGTAAACATAGAAACTGGGGAGTTAAACAGAATAACGAAGGAGGATGGAACTGTACAAGCAATCACTATGAACAGCGAGGGGAAAATAGCATTTTTAGGACATAGGAAAGGACTAACCCCATGGGCTTCTCTCGAAATAATGTTACCAGAAGAAGGAAAGAGTTACATTTGTGGAAAAACTTGCGGTAATAAAGTGTTAACTGATTTATTTGATGGTATAAAGGATAAGATCGTATTCGAAAGGGATCTAATACTCTCCTTAGGCCAAGAAGGAGGTACGTCACATATCTATCAAATCTCTGACAATAAGGTAGATAAGATAACTAGTGGAAATATAATGGTTAGGGGATTTGAGTATAGTAATGGTGAGCTAGCTTATTTCTATTCCACTCCAGAAAAGCCCGTAATATTAAAATATAGAGATATGGAATATGACCCTAACCCTAACGTTAAAGGATACACTCCAGAGAGAATTATAATAAACTCTAACGGAATGGAAGTCGAGGGATGGAGTATAATTAGAGATCCTAACGCACCGACAATATTATTTGTCCATGGAGGGCCGCACATGGCGTATGGCTATGGTTATTTCATAGAATTTCAGTTCTTCGTAGATAATGGATTTAACGTAATATACGCAAATCCTAGAGGTAGTCAAGGATATGGTGAGGATTTCGCTAAGGCTTGTGTGGGAGATTGGGGTGGAAAGGATTTTGAGGATCTAATAAACTTCGTTAATACCGTCAAGGAAAAGTATGGTTTAAAAGGTAAGCTTGGTGTTACTGGCGGTTCTTATGGAGGTTTTATGACCAATTGGGTAGTGACGAAGACTAATATGTTTTCAGCTGCCATAAGTGAAAGGAGCATATCGAATCTAGTTAGTATGTGTGGTACTAGTGATATAGGTTTCTGGTTTAATGCTATTGAATCCGGGATTAGTGATCCATGGAGTACTGAAGGGATAGAGAAACTAATGAAAATGTCACCAATTTATTATGTGAAAAACGTTAAAACACCTACCATGTTAATCCACGGTGAGGAAGATTATAGATGTCCAATTGAACAAGCTGAGCAATTTTATGTGGCATTAAGAATGCAGGGAGTCCCGACTGCACTAGTAAGATATCAAGGTGACAGTCATGAACACGCTAGAAGAGGGAAGCCTAAGAATATGATAGACAGACTAAAGACTAAATTAGAATGGTTTAGTAAATATTTGCTCTAATCAATATTTCTTTCACACTCCTTATTTATGGCAGAAAGAACGTCCCTTAAGGTGACTACGCCTATTATTTTCCCCGTTTCATTAATTGCCAATAGGTGACTGATATTATTCTTCATCATGAACATAAAAGTATCTATCAAATCCTCCTCTCCGTTTATAGTAATCACGTTCTTGATCATAACTTTCGATACCGGTTCATTTTGTGAGAGACCTTTGGCAATTGACCTTAAAATTATACTCCTAGTTACTATTCCTATGACATCATCTCCTTTACTATTATCAACTATAAGAGCAAAATTAACTCCCTGTTTATCCATGCGTTCTAATGCTTCAGAAAGACTAGTATGTCGGTCGATTTTTATAGGTCTAGTATTATTGAAAAC includes:
- a CDS encoding MFS transporter, with amino-acid sequence MQDDYGYTFLLLSRVLRSVGIIYITLSSSLYLSAIGVKPEIIGIIFLGAIGFSSALNLALGMIGDRTGYKKVLIFVEILASIASILLALSINQILIFAALIIGGVGGAAGGIRGVFSPGLTALVASNWADERERVRRLSFLMSASSFSGIGGSILLSLRSYISNSVEGYRMLYFISFVLLLGSAISLLFVKEVKRPKKTSKVMKKSSLKFISKVIVSNSITGFGLGIAIPLLPLWYSLAFHASSFEIGLIFTISYLTTALGSLLSNKIRFDPLKVASITRILNGVFLIAMAFSPWLPLAAGLYIARGLNAGIGAPNRSAVNVRGVSAEDFGTASSFQGLATRLSQMSSGISGYLLDISYSLPLEIGGLLQAVGGYLYMRLLKTTSNRKVDS
- a CDS encoding NUDIX domain-containing protein, which encodes MARCPQILSVHLFLLRDNEIFLQLGKNTSYRDGCWSVIAGHVEAKESATNAMVREAKDEAGIIIGPKALILVHVMHKFEN
- a CDS encoding NUDIX hydrolase, with the translated sequence MEPEKAGDIKWFKLSELPPNVVPYIRQAIELGLKRGQIYSEYGWD
- a CDS encoding HEPN domain-containing protein, with protein sequence MSFLRKNSLSFLKEAERDLNEGEYNLAMFHLEQALQLALKFVLYERTGTYERTHNLIKLLEDVIRITNNDRLRELLDKETSTLDLIRQAYIGARYLPYDYSKNSVIATLRLVRVILNELGLL
- a CDS encoding nucleotidyltransferase domain-containing protein; the protein is MSLDYFKEEWERRINMLKNARQYLKVIKRVCVNEISAECKVILFGSVARGNYRLDSDVDVLVIVPNIKDEWDRSKISVKLHKAINAWDPFEIHVITPEEYKNWYSKFIDIWEEIT
- a CDS encoding thiaminase II/PqqC family protein; this encodes MPVCPSCEMKFNSWEDLAKHMEVIANYKSDPSHVMWLNRNISIKRMEVSELESALENFFSTPNGLAMWIRQRFIEKFYGENPHPFIVAMQKPTRGVLLGYVIEHQHFLKNWVKVLSSIVFKTDKDDVLQYELENISVEFLGYNGRPAHYELLIRMGEALGMPREKILSTPPLPSTQSAIKTWRKIAESKTWLETMAAMHSLELVADRSLVKYGARLPYFNPAILTSEEFPQAVKDFLREGYEADISHAGEALEMVEKYAEEMNIREEVQVTVLKSFDAFSKYLLARLERGFEIEPNLVKVITK
- a CDS encoding TA0938 family protein, whose product is MKIIVNGKEAGTKQKGCALCGGTWGDYYEEIDGEKLFFCCDICALEFINMVNEVKKRSNWSRIDELIINGNYYTGRTCSAKNGNREYKFYVKFNDDAGIETFKELS
- a CDS encoding zinc ribbon domain-containing protein → MIYVCKNCGYSFWVKRARCPRCYSTEFNTRDDIREGELLTSWKLTATPDGFEDNYWLCLVRINDVKIFCRSLSEPKNKMMIKENGLCEPLT
- a CDS encoding thiolase family protein; translation: MVAIIDANLTRFGKRKESLLELAGEVVLPLIRKYEIDFVVVSNSYSGEFNSLSGINNLITTYLSIDRVPSIRVDNTSGSGGSAILVAKSLLDSKIAKTVLVLGVEKMSEKNTKQVTSVIASLLPPEEKIAGLTLPSLAGLMTKEYMRRYNASREAFALVAVKNHYNGSLNPYAHIQKVVSLEEVLNSPIIADPLTLYEFTPISDGASAIVMVRDEDAYSFTNKPVFIKGIGASSDTSYLSEREDILSINAVRIAGLTARKMAKIDQVDFAELHDMATVLEIVEAEELGLLKKGEGWKAYYDNYTAINGEIPINTSGGLNSKGHPIGASGVAQAVEAFLQIRNEAGSRQVKNARVGLSLSMAGFGNSATVVVYGDEP
- a CDS encoding GYD domain-containing protein; its protein translation is MVIFVVLSTLTDKGAETIADKPERIKEVNEELAKIGAKVKEQYVVFGDIDFINIVEVDNVETFLKALIELNSRGTVRTKTYLAISVDEAIRAIKTTPRIGHPHEKK
- a CDS encoding M48 family metallopeptidase, giving the protein MHSITTYWWKYYLASFFSILVIGIVVSSLNINLPYFFLIQIGLVFGLWYLISPIIMILVFKMRRASQDITLMVEELSKKFNVKLSKIYIINDNFLNAFAFGNIIFRGIAVTLPLYESLTQEELAAVLSHEIAHIKNYDPEVMLLTIFSINSIYAALIYYLPLVSLFFLIIYLVILLPLVFYVHRKIEMRADLTAVKFNPEITYWLESSLIKIGYLSRSIPTNMLRYVLPIQILLAKEFIVNNTVDRKGVLSFRTHPSLRERLLYLSQYEKQKMYYI
- a CDS encoding S9 family peptidase, whose amino-acid sequence is MKPEDYYHSIKLIPEIAIGKGKIFHVETWIEEDKYKSSIYLNLNRITFQGNESSPKFNNDKLYFIRNEETKSSLLEAQLYGEPKVVFTFSGRILKYDFHNKGILVIAEENTDKTLPFRAEKIKYRFDSRGLLRARQSLYLFDGKDLRKLVTGNFDVTDVATNGNRVVISATKDGDDYGLGNLYEVNIETGELNRITKEDGTVQAITMNSEGKIAFLGHRKGLTPWASLEIMLPEEGKSYICGKTCGNKVLTDLFDGIKDKIVFERDLILSLGQEGGTSHIYQISDNKVDKITSGNIMVRGFEYSNGELAYFYSTPEKPVILKYRDMEYDPNPNVKGYTPERIIINSNGMEVEGWSIIRDPNAPTILFVHGGPHMAYGYGYFIEFQFFVDNGFNVIYANPRGSQGYGEDFAKACVGDWGGKDFEDLINFVNTVKEKYGLKGKLGVTGGSYGGFMTNWVVTKTNMFSAAISERSISNLVSMCGTSDIGFWFNAIESGISDPWSTEGIEKLMKMSPIYYVKNVKTPTMLIHGEEDYRCPIEQAEQFYVALRMQGVPTALVRYQGDSHEHARRGKPKNMIDRLKTKLEWFSKYLL
- a CDS encoding CBS domain-containing protein, giving the protein MKLKDVFNNTRPIKIDRHTSLSEALERMDKQGVNFALIVDNSKGDDVIGIVTRSIILRSIAKGLSQNEPVSKVMIKNVITINGEEDLIDTFMFMMKNNISHLLAINETGKIIGVVTLRDVLSAINKECERNID